From the Leptolyngbya sp. O-77 genome, one window contains:
- a CDS encoding GNAT family N-acetyltransferase → MAITIRAMQEADLAIADHLFRLAFGTFIGLPDPQDFARTMNYMNRWYLDPSAAFVAEDNGQIVGSNIAVNWGSFGGFGPLTVHPDYWNQKVGQQLVSAAMDYFAQHQISQLGIFTFSNSPKHLALYERFGFHPRCLTAVMSKPVQPQNSQTPLQSGLRYSDLAAAMQVDSLERCAELTNTVFEGLDLSNEIRTVAARHWGETVLLESQDSPVENQRLEGFAICHCGEGTEAGKDACYVKFGAVRSGDSRRDRFANRASQSLASLLQACEGLAAQRGLSTLICGVNTERQGAYQLLRSLGFRIDILGVAMLCPNQPAFNHPGAFVLDDWR, encoded by the coding sequence ATGGCCATTACGATTCGGGCAATGCAGGAAGCGGATTTGGCGATCGCCGATCATCTCTTCCGGCTGGCGTTTGGCACCTTTATCGGGCTGCCCGACCCGCAAGATTTTGCCAGAACCATGAACTACATGAATCGGTGGTATCTCGACCCATCCGCCGCATTCGTCGCAGAAGATAACGGTCAGATCGTTGGCTCAAATATTGCGGTGAACTGGGGCAGCTTTGGGGGATTTGGCCCACTCACCGTCCATCCCGACTACTGGAATCAGAAGGTAGGGCAGCAACTCGTCAGCGCTGCAATGGACTATTTTGCTCAGCATCAAATCTCTCAACTTGGCATCTTTACGTTTTCCAACAGCCCCAAACACCTCGCACTCTACGAACGGTTCGGGTTTCACCCCCGCTGTTTGACGGCGGTCATGAGCAAGCCCGTTCAGCCTCAGAATTCCCAGACCCCTCTTCAGTCCGGTCTGAGGTATTCAGATCTGGCAGCGGCCATGCAAGTAGACAGTTTGGAACGCTGTGCTGAGCTGACCAACACAGTGTTCGAGGGACTCGACTTGAGCAACGAAATTCGCACCGTTGCCGCTCGCCACTGGGGCGAGACCGTGCTGCTGGAAAGCCAGGATTCCCCTGTCGAAAATCAACGGCTGGAGGGGTTTGCGATTTGCCATTGCGGAGAAGGTACTGAAGCGGGCAAAGACGCTTGCTACGTGAAATTTGGCGCGGTGCGGTCGGGCGATTCCCGTAGGGATCGCTTCGCGAATCGCGCCTCCCAATCCCTCGCCTCTTTGCTGCAAGCCTGCGAAGGTCTGGCGGCTCAGCGTGGACTCTCAACCCTGATCTGCGGGGTCAATACGGAGCGGCAGGGTGCGTACCAGCTTTTGCGGAGCTTGGGGTTTCGCATCGACATCCTGGGCGTGGCGATGCTCTGCCCAAACCAGCCTGCGTTTAACCATCCCGGTGCGTTCGTGCTGGATGATTGGCGTTAG
- the thrC gene encoding threonine synthase, with amino-acid sequence MTLATHPTQTRSTAAAFSGLKCKECGAAYEAKAIHVCELCFGPLEVTYDYAHLSKVVTRQTIEAGPKSIWRYRSFLPVATDNLIDVGTGFTPLLKANRLARRLGIKNLYIKNDAVNMPTLSFKDRVVSVALTRARELGFTTVSCASTGNLANSTAAIAAHAGLDCCVFIPSDLEAGKVLGTLIYGPTVMAVHGNYDQVNRLCSEVANTHGWGFVNINLRPYYSEGSKTLGYEVIEQLGWQLPDHIVAPLASGSLFTKIYKGFQEFTKVGLVEGKNVRFSGAQADGCSPIAQAYREDRDFITPVKPNTIAKSIAIGNPADGVYALDIARKTNGNIESVSDQEVVDGIKLLAETEGIFTETAGGTTIAVLKKLAEAGKINHDETTVAYITGNGLKTQEAVQGYIGEPLTIEPKLESFERALERAQTLGRLEWQQVTV; translated from the coding sequence ATGACGCTGGCAACCCACCCCACCCAAACCCGTTCCACCGCTGCTGCTTTTTCTGGCTTGAAGTGTAAAGAGTGCGGTGCAGCGTATGAAGCAAAGGCAATTCACGTTTGCGAATTGTGCTTCGGGCCGCTGGAAGTGACCTACGACTACGCCCACCTCAGCAAAGTCGTGACCCGTCAAACCATCGAAGCCGGCCCCAAGTCTATCTGGCGCTATCGCTCTTTCTTGCCCGTTGCAACGGATAACCTGATTGACGTGGGCACGGGCTTTACGCCGCTGCTGAAGGCAAACCGTCTGGCGCGTCGCCTGGGCATTAAAAATCTCTACATCAAGAACGATGCGGTGAATATGCCCACCCTCAGCTTCAAAGACCGGGTGGTGTCGGTGGCGCTGACTCGCGCACGGGAACTGGGCTTTACAACCGTTTCCTGCGCCAGCACCGGAAATTTGGCAAACTCGACAGCGGCGATCGCCGCCCATGCTGGCCTAGACTGCTGCGTGTTTATTCCCTCTGACCTGGAAGCAGGCAAAGTCCTGGGTACGCTGATCTACGGGCCCACGGTCATGGCCGTTCATGGCAACTACGACCAAGTCAACCGTCTCTGCTCGGAAGTCGCCAACACCCACGGCTGGGGATTTGTCAACATCAACCTGCGACCCTACTATTCTGAAGGTTCTAAGACCCTCGGCTATGAAGTCATTGAACAGCTTGGCTGGCAATTACCTGACCACATTGTTGCGCCGCTGGCCTCGGGTTCTCTCTTCACCAAAATCTATAAGGGCTTCCAGGAATTCACCAAGGTCGGCCTAGTAGAAGGGAAAAACGTTCGCTTCAGCGGCGCTCAGGCAGATGGTTGCTCGCCTATTGCCCAGGCCTACCGCGAAGACCGCGACTTCATCACCCCCGTCAAACCCAACACCATTGCCAAATCCATTGCTATTGGCAACCCAGCAGACGGGGTGTATGCACTGGACATTGCCCGCAAGACTAATGGCAATATTGAATCAGTGAGTGATCAGGAAGTGGTTGATGGCATCAAACTACTGGCCGAAACCGAAGGCATCTTCACTGAAACCGCAGGCGGCACTACAATCGCCGTTTTGAAAAAGCTAGCCGAAGCAGGCAAGATTAACCATGACGAGACCACTGTTGCTTATATCACGGGCAACGGACTAAAGACTCAGGAAGCCGTCCAGGGCTACATCGGCGAACCCCTCACCATCGAACCCAAGCTGGAAAGCTTTGAACGGGCGCTGGAGCGGGCGCAAACGCTGGGCCGCCTGGAATGGCAGCAGGTCACAGTTTAA
- a CDS encoding ubiquitin-like small modifier protein 1, with protein MSVKVLIPTPLQQFTANQATVEVDGATIAELLDKLDASFPGIKARLCDDEGKLRRFVNFYVNSEDIRFLDGANTALNAGDEVSIVPAVAGG; from the coding sequence ATGTCTGTCAAAGTTCTTATTCCTACTCCGCTGCAACAGTTCACTGCGAATCAGGCCACTGTGGAAGTAGACGGCGCGACGATCGCCGAATTGCTGGATAAGCTGGATGCGTCATTTCCGGGGATCAAGGCCCGTTTGTGTGATGACGAAGGCAAGCTCCGCCGCTTTGTGAATTTCTATGTGAATAGCGAAGACATCCGGTTTTTGGACGGCGCAAACACGGCGCTGAATGCAGGCGATGAAGTGAGCATTGTGCCTGCTGTGGCTGGCGGCTAA
- a CDS encoding DUF2996 domain-containing protein → MPDEATNPPAEATSTTEGQPTPASAAPAEAPAETKPPREPKVRSADGEAPAAKPKKEKPPALEDKPFADFITQDYMPNLKQAMAAAGFNDLDLKFEKLPLPIKGMEELGACWQVQGKFQGGQHQFLVGFVKEDIQGQKVFSCAGNGASPSLLESFMIDERKVTLDLMVLYTLQRLNGQKWLVGN, encoded by the coding sequence ATGCCAGACGAAGCAACCAATCCTCCGGCTGAAGCCACATCGACGACTGAGGGGCAGCCTACTCCTGCATCTGCAGCGCCCGCAGAAGCACCCGCCGAAACAAAGCCGCCCCGCGAACCCAAGGTTCGGTCTGCGGATGGGGAAGCGCCTGCTGCCAAGCCCAAGAAGGAAAAGCCGCCCGCATTGGAAGACAAACCCTTCGCGGACTTTATCACGCAGGACTACATGCCCAACCTGAAGCAGGCGATGGCGGCCGCAGGTTTTAACGATCTGGATCTGAAATTTGAGAAGCTGCCGCTGCCGATCAAGGGCATGGAAGAACTCGGCGCTTGCTGGCAGGTGCAGGGCAAGTTTCAAGGCGGACAGCACCAGTTTTTGGTGGGCTTTGTGAAGGAAGATATCCAGGGGCAAAAGGTCTTTAGCTGTGCTGGAAATGGTGCAAGCCCCAGCCTGCTAGAGTCGTTTATGATTGATGAACGCAAGGTAACGCTGGATTTGATGGTGCTTTACACGTTGCAGCGCCTGAACGGGCAGAAGTGGTTGGTGGGCAACTAG